CGGGGCCCAAAAGaattaggggcaccaaaattattagagtgatatatttatatatgtttttataagagtataaatttataaaatttggtttaacGACAAAGAAATTTAGCtggtggtttgtcatttgaaaataatgaagaggtcttgagttcaaaacaccatgtgtgcttatttattttccaatttttacaaatttcttttcataagagtataaatttataaaatttggttaaaggatcaagaagtttaattagaaacaatggtttttattgtttaaaattaacaagatgtcctaagttcgaaatgctatgtgcatgtatattcttttcaatttttacaaatttttgtttggttgttaatttatttttagttactgtgtagtagctatgtgggttgttatttttaaatattcgttttaattcaagtctaatcttcaacaaagaataatacATAGACCAAATTATTTAGAGCAAATTTGCaaattagtaaataagaaaaaaaaacacctcacgatttattcaaaaacacattcaaagtttagatggaaaacaaaaatcatcatctatctacttgtaagcccgaagtttttttgtttccttctctcaatacaaaataaattagtctttctgtgtttctaaattattgagtttgaagtgtttttctaagtacAATTTTATCGATatcttatgtgtgaaaataaataaatttcttaCATGAAGTTAGGGCACTTTTTTTGAAATCACCCGGGACCTCAAAAATCTATGGACCAGCCCTGAAAATGAGATCAAAATGAGACCAAGTCATTCTGATTAAACAAACTAATTACGTTGTTGAAGCAGAGAAGGGACTTTGCTGCCTTGCAATTGTCAGGTCCAGTCTAAAGCTGTCCATATTTGGAAATACTAAACAGCAAAACTATTATGTTGGTTTTGACCTGGAGCAAGAAGTGGTTTCTTTTGCTCCTGTCGAATGTGCTGCTTTATATGGTAGGTAATTAATGACCTAACTTGTTCCACAAGTTTAAAAGAAACCAGCGACCTAACTTTCAATTAGAGAAATGGTAGCAAAGGCAGTTTCAAGAATTTTAATTAGAAAAATATAAACGAAAGCAGTTGATTGGTCGAAGGTGCCTTATGTGAGTAAATCTCACAGCTCAGTGTAATCAATTTGTGAGCACAAAGAAAACCCCACCAACTTAGTCCACTTAATGTTCGAAATTCTCGTTTGCTTTTTTGGTTAGAATAAAAGGAAATCGAACTCTTACATGTCTAATTCAAACTTAATCGGCGTTAACCTAATTGGACCCTAAGGGGCTTTTCGTGCTGTCGCTttcatgtcacatcatcaacttGGGTTCACCGTTCACCATAAAGATTCACAATTAAGTCATAATAATCTAAAAGCTTCCGTGTGGACCTATATTTGCTCTAAATATCACATATCTATCGAAAAAAACTCTTAGCAATAATACATTCAGAAATATTATATTGGCAAAGATCATTTCAACAGGATACAAATTATATGGAGTAGTAAAGATGGAATCAAACTGCATTATcatgcacacacacaccaaACTAGCTAGTACTCGACAACATGAACAATAAAAATAGGCTCTACCTCTACAGGCATTGTAAATTAGAGGGTTCTGAGCAGACAATTTTTCTACTTAGACGTCCTGCTAAGGCCTAGAACAGCAAGCACAATAAGGAAGAAGAATGCCAGAGATCCAAGCAATGACAGGGCGGCCGAGGCTACGACTTGGTGGCAGAATTTTCCGAAAACATTGCAGACCTTGTTCCATTGCACGTGTGTATTCCCTTGGTACCCCATCAGACCAATTGCCCCGGTGGATCCAATGGCGGAGAAGAGCAACGCCACCATCGTCAGATCAAGCACGATAACCACTAGCCCTAACCTATTTTTCTTTCCCCGATTTGCAAACAAAAGGACTAGGGAAAATGCTGCATATGCGCATGCTATGACATCTGCTACCACAAGGTACCTAGCACATAGTCAATCTTGGTAAAATTAGTTACTTAAATAATTACTGCAcaattaacaaacaaacaagaaaaagatTTTAGTCAAGAAATAACACACGTAGGTAAGGATACAAGTATAGTAGTCTAGACTGAGGTGTCCAGGACCACGCTAGCTGATTGAACATTAGTGAGAGAAAGTGGTTTACGTACTTAGGAGGGACTTGAAAAGTCTTGTCGTGCAtaactattttgttttattttatatataatgatgtTTTACTCTAAATGGTGAGAAATACGAGTTAAGTCACAGTAGGTCAGTGATAATAATTAGGCATTAAACTCGTTATTCAAATGAGTTGAACTTGATACTTCAACTTATAAGTGAAGTGGAACATCATTAAACTGAACTTTTAATGATGTCTTGCATAGAGGATCATACGTACTCAAATTCAGGAGGatgttggaaatttttattgagatAAGGCACGCGCAAAGCATTGACGGAGTGAGCTATGACTAGAGTGTAACTTTGAAGCAAAGACTATCTTCCACTACATCAATCTTCATCTATGACATATGTATGTTTTGTTTGGTCCGAGAAAAAAACTTCGTTTATGATTTTCGCCTAAGCCTCAAATTGTATGGAATGAACTCTAGTTTTACTCACGCTAGACAATAGTCTAAATAAATAAGTGCATGCGCTACAACTGCATTTGGTAACACCGTGTGTCAGAATAATAGTCACATTGAAAATATACGGTAATGTTCTCTTCATCTAGCTTGAGAGATATCTTGCACATTTAATGTTGTTAATTTCGACCACAATTAGTTTGACAACACAATATGTCACATTGCAAACATAACATATATAAGTAAGATTCTACCTCTTATAAATTTCAGATGGACAATTTTAAAACATAACATAAGCTGTTAATGAATTTGACTTATAACATAATTAACTTGAGGCTTGATAAACGAATACATGTGATGCATCAAAGgttggaaaagaaaaacaacgaTGCAATATAAACAGCATATATTGGGTATTTATGAGTGAAATTGAAACCGGTTGTCATCATTTCTTGCCCATAAAACAATTATCTTGAACTCAAAGTCTACGAAATATCTTATCCACAAAATCCATTAGGTTGCATGGTGGTGTATTTATATATGTGGATTATCACATGTAAGTTTTCAATAATATTACACTTTAGAGAAAATCTTTCAAACTCAAACGATAATGGGAAAGCTTAACAACTAAAGATCGATTAGAGCATAATAAATGGACAAATAAGGTATTAGCTTTGTCCAATTGAGTTGTTGAAGTAATTTTGTATAAAACTTAGAGTTGTCGGGGTGTTTTCTTAATCAAATTTACTATTAATATAACTGGTGAAAATtaccccgtgtgtgtgtgtgtgtgtgagagagagagagagagaaagctagctTACACAAAAGCAGATAAGTAATGCCACTTAGCCGTAGCAGGAATATCAATAGGAGGCAAGGTTGGGATGACCTTCATCGTTACAATTTCGGTTTGCTTACTGACTCTAAGAACAATAGAAGCCGTAAGAGTTAGCACCAAGGCCAAAATCCTCAGAATTGGCTCACACGTCCCACCTCTTTGGTTTGCTATCTTCACTTCCTTTTGCTGTTCCATCCCACTATTGCTCCCACTAAACTTGTTCTCCATATATTATATCCACACTACATAAATattaccaattaaatcaccaaaATACAAACCTAAATCAGAGATCTCCCAGAGAATCAGAAAAGAGATAGCAACAGTGAGGAGAAGAGACATGGGAAGAGAAATGAGCAGATGACCTTTAAATAGCaagagaggaggagagagagaatagTAAATATTAGGGGATTGGTCTCTGTATTTTAACTTCATTTTAAGTTTTGTCATAAATTAAAATTCCAAAACTATTGGTCTCAAAACTTATCGCAATATAAAGCAGTCGTCCAAATTAAAAGGTTTTAAGAGGCAAATAAGAGATAGAAGTCCTAACGGGATTATCCACATGGAATATTACTATATATTATCACACGTTGAGGAATCAACACTCATGAACCTTGAGTTCAAAAAATCAAGAATTCAATTGAACCAAACCAATGATCCAATTTTGTGAATAATAGATATATTGGCCTTTGGATGAGGGGAAAGCTAGTGGTGGGGGAATTAAGTAGGTTTTGGTGTGTTTGAGATGGTTAAGGAGGAGAGGAGTGAATAAAGAGGGAGGGAAGGAGGGCGGTCGATCTGAATGAATGCAAATGACTATTAGTGtctgtgtgtgtgaaagggaaacAGACACGTCTACATGCTATATCGCTACGGCATATTGTTTCCAATGTACGTGATCTCAAATGGATATCCCGGCGCCATGTTTATCTAGCAGCTTTTCCGGGAgtcaaatattatatatatatatatatatatatatatatatatatagtaatgctagggagattaaatttgtagataaaattttgtaaactaaatgacgtAAGAGTTGATAAtcgaattattacttaaacgttgataaactttctcattttttattggtgacacatcatttagtttacaaattttgtctTTCTAACATTACTCATATATGTATTGGACAAGTAGAtccaaaaaaattcaagataacttttgaattttgattggTTGGCCAAGTGGCAAGAATGAATACTGTTGCGTGAGTTTGAAGAATCTAAACTCAATTGTTAGATTTCTCTCATGTGTGACATTTAAGATTTTTCGAATTAGTGATTGTCTGTAAATAAATAGACAATTTAATTTGATACATACGAGTAATTACATGTTTGATCTTGGGAGGCTCTTTTGAGCTTTTAAGTTCTTAAGAATTATTCATGCAAAAAATGGACCAAATCAAAAATTGTTTGGTCCTTTGAtttgttataattttgttttgACTTTATCTAAAGAACATTGTTGTTTTACGCGTTTTAATATgaccaaataattttttttttatatacgtATACTTACCTAAATCGAATTATATATGCTCTGTTTGATCTATTTACCTTACAGAACAAATGATTAAAATATTTAAGCTACTAGGGTTAGCTCAGTAGTGAGGATAGATAGAATAATGAGTAGAAGAAACAATTTTGATTGCATACTTTAATTCCAAGTAATTATATTAATAGGATGATGATGATTTCCACATCTTTTGAAATATATAATTGCAAGGTAAGTACTTGTCCTCCTTTTCAATGATTCCGTTATAGTTTGAGTGCATGTGTGGACACTGGATATGGATGGCAGCAACTACGATCTGTCAGAAGAGAAGAATCTGCTCTCAAGTTTTTTTATGGCAAAATGTGAAGGTGCACGTAATGGCCTCACGCGGCTACTTCAGCGGATGACTAAGATGCGATAATATGAGATTGGTATGTTGAGATCTAAGGTTTACTAACTATGCTAATAGTAATACGACGAGGTAAGCTGAGATCTAAGGTTTACTAACTATGCTAATAGTAATACGAAGAGGTAAGTTGGAAATATTATACCGATAATAACTAACTAACCCTACTTCTGACAAACATTTCAGAGATGAAAAATCACCAAACAATTCCAGCCTGAATTTGTCTGGAAAGTTGTAATTATCAGCTCTGACTGCAGGGAATGCCAGCGAGCAGTGACTTCAATTCTGATCatgaacattggtgaagtagttgacAGAAATTCAAGAAACCAACCTACTTGTTCTCAAAAAGTTATGACGCATTAAAAAAGGTATGGTATGGCTAATTATAATATAATAGTTTTCTAATAGTCCAgtttaattattaatatattatacTACCATTGATCTTTGGCTTATTAATCCACTCTGTGGTTTGAAAACTCTAATTCCTTCGGACAGAGTTTCTCCATCGAGTTTCCAGGCTtgccatatatataatattgtatAATGGTAAATACACGTACCGTATGTTTGCATGAGTCAACCGAATGTTTTTAGTGTGTAATTAGAATTTCTTAATTGTCTCTTATACTACAAGTTTTGTgtaacctatatatatatatatatattatatcttcgaaagagagaagaataacaacaaattaaa
The nucleotide sequence above comes from Malus sylvestris chromosome 16, drMalSylv7.2, whole genome shotgun sequence. Encoded proteins:
- the LOC126609051 gene encoding CASP-like protein 1E2 — encoded protein: MENKFSGSNSGMEQQKEVKIANQRGGTCEPILRILALVLTLTASIVLRVSKQTEIVTMKVIPTLPPIDIPATAKWHYLSAFVYLVVADVIACAYAAFSLVLLFANRGKKNRLGLVVIVLDLTMVALLFSAIGSTGAIGLMGYQGNTHVQWNKVCNVFGKFCHQVVASAALSLLGSLAFFFLIVLAVLGLSRTSK